Proteins from a single region of Callithrix jacchus isolate 240 chromosome 12, calJac240_pri, whole genome shotgun sequence:
- the SFRP5 gene encoding secreted frizzled-related protein 5 — MRAAAGGARTAALALLLGALRWAPARGEEYDYYGWQAEPLHGRSYSKPPQCLDIPADLPLCHTVGYKRMRLPNLLEHESLAEVKQQASSWLPLLAKRCHSDTQVFLCSLFAPVCLDRPIYPCRSLCEAVRAGCAPLMEAYGFPWPEMLHCHKFPLDNDLCIAVQFGHLPATAPPVTKICAQCEMEHSADGLMEQMCSSDFVVKMRIKEIKIENGDRKLIGAQKKKKLLKPGPLKRKDTKRLVLHMKNGAGCPCPQLDGLSGSFLVMGRKVDGQLLLMAVYRWDKKNKEMKFAVKFMFSYPCSLYYPFFYGAAEPH, encoded by the exons ATGCGGGCGGCGGCTGGGGGCGCGCGGACCGCCGCGCTGGCGCTGCTGCTGGGGGCGCTGCGCTGGGCGCCGGCGCGCGGCGAGGAGTACGACTACTACGGCTGGCAGGCCGAGCCGCTGCACGGCCGCTCCTACTCCAAGCCGCCTCAGTGCCTCGACATCCCCGCCGACCTGCCGCTCTGCCACACGGTGGGCTACAAGCGCATGCGGCTGCCCAACCTGCTGGAGCACGAGAGCCTGGCCGAGGTGAAGCAGCAGGCGAGCAGCTGGCTGCCGCTGCTGGCCAAGCGCTGCCACTCGGACACGCAGGTCTTCCTGTGCTCGCTCTTCGCGCCCGTCTGCCTCGACCGGCCCATCTACCCGTGCCGCTCGCTGTGCGAGGCGGTGCGCGCAGGCTGCGCGCCGCTCATGGAGGCCTACGGCTTCCCCTGGCCTGAGATGCTGCACTGCCACAAGTTCCCCCTGGACAACGACCTCTGCATCGCAGTGCAGTTCGGGCACCTGCCCGCCACCGCGCCTCCAG TGACCAAGATCTGTGCCCAGTGTGAGATGGAGCACAGCGCCGACGGCCTCATGGAGCAGATGTGCTCCAGTGACTTCG TGGTCAAAATGCGCATCAAGGAAATTAAGATAGAGAATGGGGACCGGAAGTTGATTGGAGCCCAGAAAAAGAAGAAGCTGCTCAAGCCGGGCCCCCTGAAGCGCAAGGACACCAAGCGGCTGGTGCTGCACATGAAGAACGGCGCAGGCTGCCCCTGCCCACAGCTGGACGGTCTGTCAGGCAGCTTCCTGGTCATGGGCCGCAAAGTGGATGGACAGCTGCTGCTCATGGCCGTCTACCGCTGGGACAAGAAGAATAAGGAGATGAAGTTTGCGGTCAAATTCATGTTCTCCTACCCCTGCTCCCTCTACTACCCTTTCTTCTATGGGGCTGCAGAGCCCCACTGA